From Pagrus major chromosome 18, Pma_NU_1.0, a single genomic window includes:
- the tmem216 gene encoding transmembrane protein 216, with protein sequence MAPGSQPILSSTPLQVLFYLNSWYFAAFYLAEILMFIYKGILLPYPSDNLVLDVVLLLLFLGLETLRIFYGWKGNLCERSLASCVSLFILFPCAALAVYFLLLQTFVLRLEFLLSAVLLCFYGLEFLLGLLSVSSFSRSKVY encoded by the exons ATGGCGCCCG gGAGCCAACCAATC cTCTCATCCACTCCCCTGCAGGTGCTCTTCTACCTGAACAGCTGGTACTTCGCTGCCTTCTACCTGGCAGAGATCCTCATGTTCATCTATAAAG GGATTTTACTGCCCTACCCATCTGATAATCTGGTTCTGGATgtggttctgctgctgctctttctcGGTCTGGAGACCCTCCGGATCTTTTACG GTTGGAAGGGGAACCTGTGTGAGCGCTCTCTGGCCTCGTGCGTGTCACTCTTTATCCTTTTCCCCTGTGCGGCGCTGGCTGTTtacttcctgctgctgcagacctTCGTCCTGCGGCTGGAGTTCCTGCTCAGCGCCGTCCTGCTCTGCTTCTACGGCCTCGAGTTCCTGCTCGGacttctctctgtgtcctccttCTCCAG GTCCAAAGTTTACTGA
- the LOC141013695 gene encoding transmembrane emp24 domain-containing protein 9-like, which produces MSVRMRSSLFLTVLFLNVFYSFVSSLYFHIGDTERKCFIQEIPDDTMIIGNFQTHLDKDLPANQNLRMLVEAKDPDDKLVLSKQFASEGTFHYTSHKAGRHLICLQSSSSQRPLFAGGMLTVHLDIRAGERTNNYTAILARDKLSELQLRVRQLMEQVQQIQREQDYHRLREKHFREVEHNTNMWIFWWPVVRSLYVVAVITASTNSW; this is translated from the exons ATGTCAGTCAGGATGAGGTCGAGtctgtttttaacagttttatttttaaacgtTTTCTACAGTTTCGTCTCTTCTTTGTATTTTCACATCGGAGACACCGAGAGGAAATGTTTCATTCAGGAGATCCCCGACGACACGATGATCATAG GAAACTTTCAGACTCACCTGGACAAGGACCTGCCGGCCAATCAGAACCTCAGGATGTTAGTAGAAGCTAAAGATCCTGATGACAAG CTGGTTTTATCAAAACAATTCGCCTCTGAGGGAACATTCCACTACACATCACATAAAGCAGGAAGACACCTGATCTGTCTGCAGTCCAGCTCTTCACAGCGCCCCCTGTTTGCTGGAGGCATGCTG ACGGTTCACTTGGACATCAGAGCAGGCGAACGCACAAACAACTACACCGCGATCCTTGCCAGAGACAAACTATcggagctgcagctgagagtCCGACAGCTGATGGAGCAGGTCCAACAGATCCAGAGAGAGCAGGACTACCACAGG CTCAGAGAGAAACATTTCCGTGAGGTCGaacacaacaccaacatgtGGATCTTCTGGTGGCCCGTTGTCCGCTCGCTCTACGTGGTCGCTGTCATCACCGCGAGCACCAACTCCTG gtga